GGCGATGCTTCTTCATGGTCGCTGCAATGTTGGATTGCAGGCCGCCGCGGGCAGGGTAGAGTGCTGGCGAGCGAGGAAACTCACCGGGTCGATCCGCCTCACGGGTCGGCCCGGGTTTTTAACCTACGTTGGCGGTCTCAGGTTGACCGGATACACACCCAGTAATTCGGTTGACCTCGGCGGCGGAGATCATAGCGGCGCCAAAGCCTGTGATCGGAGTAATCGCTCCCTTGGCAACCTGACGATAGACCCATGAGCGATGCTTTCCTAGCATTGCTGCCACTTCTTCGAAGGAGTATGCCCTGCGTTCGATCTGTTGTTTGATGGTTTTTGCCATGACCACCCTGACGCAGCACTTCACGACAAGGCGGAAGAGATCAGAGCAGAGCGCGGATCTTGGCGACTGGATGCGAGACCGTCACGCTTCTTGCTCTCGGCAAATCAACAGGCGGTCAAAGCTGGGACTCGCTGGTAATCAATGCTGATTGATGGCGCCCGCAGACAAAAATAGAACTGACGCCGGTGCCGGGAACATTCCCAGTAGGAGCAGCTCTTTGTATTCCACTGACGCGGCTGGAACCCATGTGGCTCTAGGGCCGCAAAGCTGGCCGGCTCTTTCTATGAGTCGAAAAAACCAATGTTTGCCGAGGTATAGGCGATCACGTCGACAGCACTTTCTAAATACGTGTCGCAGCTCTAGTCCTTATGGCCGTAGGAAAGTCGGCCCTCTCAGCTCTTTTTTTGTGCGACTTCAACTTGGCCGTTCCAAATGGCGCCGGTCCGCGAGCTTATGTAATTTCAAGCACGACTTTGCTGGTTTCCATGACAATCCTCTCTCCCTTGGCATTGATCCAAGAGGCTTGAAGGGCTCCGCTGGGGCGACGGGTAAGGCTTGGCATGGCAGCTCTTTACTATGTTCTGTCGCGGCTCTAACGCGGATGAAATCTAGGGTTGCTCGCCGTTGGTGAGATTTTCCTGTATAGAGCCGGATGCTTTGGTCAAGGCTGCAACCAGTCTTCGACTTACATAGCGTCGGGGAGCTCAAATCGCCACCTTGAGTATTTGAGCCTCACTATGCTTCTCGATCACGTGTCCGTAAGTTTTGGCTGCGAGGGCACCCCCGTCCTTGTGCCCAAGCCAACTGGCTATCGTCGGAATATCCACGCCCGCTTCGATGCACCGCGTGGCAAAGATGTGTCGGAGATCGTGGATGCGCAGATGCGAGAGCCCCAGGCGGTCGCACGCGCCCTCCAGCGCAAGGCGAGGGGACTTCATCGGCATCACAGGGTCCCCGCCACCATGCTGCTTTACCTGCTTCAGCTCGGCGAGGACGTCGCGGGCGGTGGAGGTGAGGGGCACGCGGCGGAATTCGTCGTTCTTCGCGGTGCGGATGACAATGGCGCTGTCGGTGATGTCTCCCCACTTCAAGGCCTGCGCTTCCGAGATGCGGAGGCCGGTGGAGGCAAGTAGACGCACTGCGGCTGCTGCCGCTTTCGAGTGAGCTTTCCGCTGGCCGATGATCTCGGCAACAATCCGACCGAAGTCGTCGATGGTCGGAAGGTCGCGCTTGCTCTCGATGGGCTGGAGCCGGTCGAGTTCGTCGGCGAGGTTGAGCGTTACCATGTGGGCTTCGATGGCCCGATCATAGGTGCGGCGCAGCAGAGCCAAGGAGCCGTTGTAGCGCGTCCGGGAAACCAGCTTGGCATGCGCATCCATCCACGATCGGAGATCGGCGAGCGTGGCCTTGCTGATAGATTTCGCCGCGGGCTTGCCGTCGAGGGTATCGCTGGTAGCGATCAGGCTTGCGCCTACCTGCTGGTAATAGTGCCGAGTGGTTTCCTTGATGCCGGGATCTTCGCGGAGCGCTTCATCCGTGATGGCTTCCGCCAACGTGCCCGCTTTCTT
This portion of the Luteolibacter luteus genome encodes:
- a CDS encoding helix-turn-helix domain-containing protein, yielding MAKTIKQQIERRAYSFEEVAAMLGKHRSWVYRQVAKGAITPITGFGAAMISAAEVNRITGCVSGQPETANVG
- a CDS encoding tyrosine-type recombinase/integrase, which produces MKQKAQFAKSKVENLFRHRAGNYYAVTKVDGKVRRRCLETEDFNTAKGRLTAALNELRGTTNAKKAGTLAEAITDEALREDPGIKETTRHYYQQVGASLIATSDTLDGKPAAKSISKATLADLRSWMDAHAKLVSRTRYNGSLALLRRTYDRAIEAHMVTLNLADELDRLQPIESKRDLPTIDDFGRIVAEIIGQRKAHSKAAAAAVRLLASTGLRISEAQALKWGDITDSAIVIRTAKNDEFRRVPLTSTARDVLAELKQVKQHGGGDPVMPMKSPRLALEGACDRLGLSHLRIHDLRHIFATRCIEAGVDIPTIASWLGHKDGGALAAKTYGHVIEKHSEAQILKVAI